A single genomic interval of halophilic archaeon DL31 harbors:
- a CDS encoding alpha/beta hydrolase fold-3 domain protein (KEGG: hje:HacjB3_10360 alpha/beta hydrolase fold-3 domain protein), translating into MSCVPREECRSPGQSDGPIRPARQTITQTQIDHSGQTTEQDDRRASQLDEDASELLETLEDEGAPDLTHLSVEQARALLGDLFTPDVEPEPVAAVDERKIRAYARDVRVRTYDPDPETALPAVVYFHGGGWVAGNLDTHDTVARALAIEGDCVVVSVDYRKGPEHPFPAAVEDAYLATKWVGEHPDEIGAGEGLAVAGESAGGNLATVVAQLAVERDVGAPEIDHQLLFYPVTDHAFDTRSYEENADGYFLTTRGMIWFWNNYLRDDMDGANLRASPLRAPEATLAELPPATLFTCGYDPLRDEQFAYGKVLADAGVPVSHTHYDDMIHDFANMRRLAEPFPGIEAAADLHERAGDALREAFE; encoded by the coding sequence GTGAGTTGTGTCCCTCGAGAGGAATGCCGGAGCCCGGGGCAATCGGACGGTCCCATCCGGCCGGCACGCCAGACCATAACTCAGACACAGATCGATCACTCAGGACAGACGACGGAGCAGGACGACCGCCGCGCTTCACAGTTGGACGAAGACGCGAGCGAACTGCTGGAGACCCTCGAAGACGAGGGCGCCCCGGACCTCACGCACCTCTCGGTCGAGCAGGCGCGGGCACTCCTCGGCGACCTCTTCACCCCCGACGTCGAGCCCGAACCAGTCGCGGCGGTGGACGAGCGCAAGATCCGAGCGTACGCACGCGACGTCCGTGTGCGGACCTACGACCCCGACCCCGAAACGGCGCTGCCCGCGGTCGTCTACTTCCACGGCGGAGGCTGGGTCGCCGGGAACCTCGACACGCACGACACGGTCGCCCGCGCGCTCGCGATCGAAGGCGACTGCGTCGTCGTCTCCGTGGACTACCGAAAGGGCCCCGAGCACCCGTTCCCCGCCGCGGTCGAGGACGCCTACCTCGCGACGAAGTGGGTCGGCGAGCACCCGGACGAAATCGGGGCGGGCGAGGGCCTCGCCGTCGCCGGAGAGAGCGCGGGCGGCAACCTCGCGACCGTCGTCGCCCAACTGGCCGTCGAGCGGGACGTCGGCGCCCCGGAGATCGACCACCAACTCCTGTTCTATCCCGTAACCGACCACGCGTTCGACACCCGCTCGTACGAGGAGAACGCCGACGGCTACTTCCTCACCACCCGGGGGATGATCTGGTTCTGGAACAACTACCTTCGCGACGACATGGACGGCGCGAACCTCCGGGCCTCCCCGCTCCGCGCCCCCGAGGCGACGCTGGCCGAACTCCCGCCCGCAACCCTGTTCACGTGCGGCTACGACCCGCTCCGCGACGAACAGTTCGCGTACGGGAAAGTGCTCGCCGACGCCGGCGTCCCCGTCTCACACACCCACTACGACGACATGATCCACGACTTCGCGAACATGCGCCGCCTCGCGGAGCCGTTCCCCGGGATCGAGGCTGCCGCCGACCTTCACGAACGCGCCGGCGACGCGCTCCGAGAGGCGTTCGAGTAG
- a CDS encoding hypothetical protein (KEGG: hut:Huta_0635 hypothetical protein), with the protein MKRRTLLASLGVGSATVAGIGAVKLTSKTQPEYLKDKRVVYERDDLTLEVIQDSIRVGEEVVFQVTNTGDSRTVLGCHNPWAIQRHSNGAWQLIAWTSEKYYQMCATALSPGSTLEESIELSKSGLKEQAGTIQSELRSGQYRFLIIGTSPVLAIDFDVLDSE; encoded by the coding sequence ATGAAACGACGGACGCTATTGGCTTCACTTGGTGTCGGTAGCGCCACAGTTGCTGGAATTGGCGCAGTGAAACTGACCAGCAAAACACAGCCCGAGTATCTAAAGGACAAACGCGTGGTCTACGAGCGTGATGACCTGACGCTCGAAGTTATTCAAGACTCCATCAGAGTTGGTGAGGAAGTAGTGTTTCAGGTAACCAATACAGGGGATTCGAGGACTGTCCTCGGATGTCACAACCCATGGGCAATACAGAGGCACTCAAACGGTGCGTGGCAGCTGATTGCATGGACTAGTGAGAAATACTATCAAATGTGCGCCACAGCACTGTCTCCGGGTAGTACTCTCGAGGAGAGCATTGAACTCTCGAAATCCGGCCTCAAAGAGCAAGCAGGGACGATTCAGTCTGAGCTGCGTTCCGGTCAGTATCGGTTCCTGATTATCGGGACATCGCCCGTCTTGGCGATTGATTTCGACGTTCTCGATTCAGAATAG